In the Streptomyces sp. BHT-5-2 genome, one interval contains:
- a CDS encoding aldehyde dehydrogenase family protein: MQHHDTMYIGGRWRPAAGSGTIEVVDPADEQVIGTVPAGSAEDVDAAVRAARAALPGWAATPPAERADRLAALRDRLAERTEEIAGTVTAELGAPLAFSRTVHAGVPVAVCGSYAEIARAHAFEETLGNSTVLHEPVGVVGAITPWNYPLHQIVAKVAPALAAGCTVVLKPAEDTPLVARLFAECVDAAGIPAGAVNVVTGLGPVAGRALVEHDGVDLVSFTGSTAVGRTVGALAGGAVKRVALELGGKSANVILPSADLGRAVAVGVANVMANSGQTCSAWTRMLVHRDQYDEAVALAAAAAAKYVPGERLGPLVSARQRDRVLGYLERGVAEGARPVAGGPRPPEGPGFYVHPTVFADVTPEMTIAQEEIFGPVLTVLRYEDEDDAVRIANGTVYGLAGAVWAGDDAEAVAFARRLETGQVDINGGRFNPLAPFGGYKQSGIGRELGPHGLTEYLQTKSLQF; this comes from the coding sequence GTGCAGCACCACGACACGATGTACATCGGCGGGCGCTGGCGGCCCGCCGCGGGCAGCGGCACGATCGAGGTCGTCGATCCGGCCGACGAGCAGGTCATCGGCACCGTCCCGGCCGGCTCCGCCGAGGACGTGGACGCCGCGGTGCGGGCCGCCCGCGCCGCCCTGCCCGGCTGGGCCGCCACCCCGCCCGCCGAGCGCGCCGACCGGCTCGCCGCCCTGCGCGACCGGCTCGCCGAACGCACCGAGGAGATCGCCGGGACCGTCACCGCCGAACTCGGTGCGCCGCTCGCCTTCAGCCGGACCGTGCACGCCGGGGTGCCGGTCGCGGTCTGCGGCTCGTACGCCGAGATCGCCCGTGCGCACGCCTTCGAGGAGACCCTCGGCAACTCCACCGTGCTGCACGAACCGGTCGGCGTGGTGGGCGCGATCACCCCGTGGAACTACCCGCTGCACCAGATCGTCGCCAAGGTGGCCCCGGCGCTGGCGGCTGGCTGCACCGTCGTCCTCAAGCCCGCCGAGGACACCCCGCTGGTGGCCCGGCTGTTCGCCGAGTGCGTCGACGCGGCCGGGATACCCGCCGGTGCCGTGAACGTCGTCACCGGACTCGGCCCGGTCGCCGGCCGGGCGCTGGTCGAGCACGACGGCGTCGACCTGGTCTCCTTCACCGGCTCGACGGCCGTGGGCCGGACCGTCGGCGCGCTCGCCGGCGGCGCGGTCAAGCGGGTGGCCCTGGAACTGGGCGGTAAGTCCGCCAACGTCATCCTGCCGAGCGCGGACCTCGGCCGGGCGGTCGCGGTCGGCGTCGCCAACGTCATGGCCAACTCCGGCCAGACCTGTAGCGCCTGGACCCGGATGCTGGTCCACCGGGACCAGTACGACGAGGCCGTCGCGCTGGCCGCCGCCGCGGCCGCCAAGTACGTCCCCGGCGAGCGGCTCGGGCCGCTGGTCAGCGCCCGCCAGCGGGACCGGGTGCTCGGCTACCTCGAACGCGGCGTCGCCGAGGGCGCCCGGCCCGTCGCGGGCGGCCCGCGCCCGCCCGAGGGCCCCGGTTTCTACGTCCACCCCACCGTCTTCGCCGACGTCACCCCGGAGATGACCATCGCCCAGGAGGAGATCTTCGGCCCGGTCCTGACGGTGCTGCGCTACGAGGACGAGGACGACGCCGTGCGGATCGCCAACGGCACCGTCTACGGCCTGGCCGGCGCGGTCTGGGCCGGCGACGACGCCGAGGCGGTCGCCTTCGCCCGCCGGCTGGAGACCGGCCAGGTCGACATCAACGGCGGCCGCTTCAACCCGCTCGCCCCCTTCGGCGGGTACAAGCAGTCCGGGATCGGCCGGGAGTTGGGGCCGCACGGCCTGACCGAGTACCTCCAGACCAAGTCCCTCCAGTTCTGA
- a CDS encoding TetR/AcrR family transcriptional regulator, translating into MPVQRRSAQRLARILDACAELLDETGYEELSTRAVAGRAGVPIGSVYRFFPNKRAMAEALARRNLDVYADRISARLAAPGQPPGWRAAMDVVIDEYLAMKRTVPGFALVEFTVPAPRESREANHEVADRLLRLLAGRLGLDPADDRLRTVFLVGVETADALLQLAFRTDPEGDPEIVTETKELLRAYLARDLDSAPGTAGASEPAVTAGSADGTETNGASLTGGTLGRAPGHP; encoded by the coding sequence GTGCCCGTCCAGCGGCGCAGCGCCCAGCGCCTGGCCCGGATCCTCGACGCCTGCGCCGAACTGCTCGACGAGACCGGCTACGAGGAGCTGAGCACCCGCGCGGTGGCCGGCCGCGCCGGGGTCCCGATCGGCTCCGTCTACCGCTTCTTCCCCAACAAACGCGCCATGGCCGAGGCGCTCGCCCGGCGCAACCTCGACGTCTACGCGGACCGGATCAGCGCCCGGCTGGCCGCCCCCGGGCAGCCGCCGGGCTGGCGCGCCGCGATGGACGTGGTGATCGACGAGTACCTGGCCATGAAGCGGACGGTGCCCGGCTTCGCCCTGGTGGAGTTCACCGTGCCCGCCCCGCGCGAGTCCCGCGAGGCCAACCACGAGGTCGCCGACCGGCTGCTGCGGCTGCTCGCCGGGCGGCTCGGCCTGGACCCCGCCGACGACCGGTTGCGCACCGTCTTCCTGGTCGGCGTGGAGACCGCCGACGCGCTGCTCCAACTCGCCTTCCGCACCGACCCGGAGGGCGACCCGGAGATCGTCACGGAGACCAAGGAACTGCTCCGGGCCTACCTGGCCCGCGACCTGGACAGCGCGCCCGGGACGGCCGGCGCGTCCGAGCCCGCCGTGACGGCCGGATCCGCCGACGGCACCGAAACTAACGGCGCTAGTTTGACCGGTGGCACCCTGGGAAGGGCCCCTGGGCACCCCTAG
- the hmgA gene encoding homogentisate 1,2-dioxygenase yields the protein MTGTANEQARKAAEGLAHSSGFGNEHSSEAVPGALPVGRNSPQRAPLGLYAEQLSGSAFTEPRRHNRRSWLYRIRPSAAHPPFARANRGEIRSAPFTECLPDPNRLRWDPLPEPTDPTDFVDGLWTLGGNGDVTQRTGMAVHLYHANTSMERRVFGDSDGELLIVPERGGLLLRTEFGLLRAEPGHVALIPRGVRFRVELLDATARGYVCENYGRPFELPDLGPIGANGLANARDFLAPTAAYEDVEEPVEVVNKFCGHLWTATYDHSPLDVVAWHGNHVPYVYDLRRFNVIGTISYDHPDPSIFTVLTSPSDTPGLAGVDFVVFAPRWLVGEDTFRPPYFHRNVMSEYMGLIEGAYDAKAQGFVPGGGSLHNMMSAHGPDRETFERASAAELAPQKIDDGLAFMFETRWPLTLTEQARDADHLQRGYDGVWQGLQRHFRP from the coding sequence ATGACAGGTACGGCCAACGAGCAGGCGAGGAAGGCGGCCGAGGGCCTCGCCCACTCCTCCGGCTTCGGCAACGAACACAGTTCGGAGGCGGTCCCCGGCGCGCTGCCGGTGGGCCGCAACTCCCCCCAGCGGGCCCCCCTCGGGCTCTACGCCGAGCAGCTCAGCGGTTCGGCGTTCACCGAGCCGCGCCGCCACAACCGCCGGTCCTGGCTGTACCGCATCCGGCCGTCGGCCGCGCACCCGCCGTTCGCCCGCGCCAACCGCGGCGAGATCCGCTCCGCGCCGTTCACCGAGTGCCTGCCCGACCCCAACCGCCTGCGCTGGGACCCACTGCCGGAGCCCACCGACCCGACGGACTTCGTCGACGGCCTGTGGACGCTGGGCGGCAACGGCGACGTCACCCAGCGCACCGGCATGGCGGTGCACCTCTACCACGCCAACACCTCCATGGAACGGCGGGTGTTCGGCGACTCCGACGGCGAGCTGCTGATCGTGCCGGAGCGCGGCGGGCTGCTGCTGCGCACCGAGTTCGGGCTGCTGCGGGCCGAGCCGGGCCATGTGGCGCTGATCCCGCGCGGGGTCCGCTTCCGGGTCGAGCTGCTGGACGCCACCGCGCGCGGCTATGTCTGCGAGAACTACGGCCGTCCCTTCGAGCTCCCCGACCTCGGCCCGATCGGCGCCAACGGCCTGGCCAACGCCCGGGACTTCCTGGCCCCGACCGCCGCCTACGAGGACGTCGAGGAGCCGGTCGAGGTGGTCAACAAGTTCTGCGGCCACCTCTGGACCGCGACCTACGACCACTCGCCGCTGGACGTGGTCGCCTGGCACGGCAACCACGTCCCCTACGTCTACGACCTGCGCCGCTTCAACGTCATCGGCACGATCAGCTACGACCACCCGGACCCGTCGATCTTCACGGTGCTGACCTCGCCCTCGGACACCCCGGGGCTGGCCGGCGTCGACTTCGTGGTGTTCGCGCCGCGCTGGCTGGTCGGCGAGGACACCTTCCGGCCGCCGTACTTCCACCGCAACGTGATGAGCGAGTACATGGGCCTGATCGAGGGCGCCTACGACGCCAAGGCGCAGGGCTTCGTCCCGGGCGGCGGCTCGCTGCACAACATGATGTCGGCGCACGGCCCGGACCGGGAGACCTTCGAGCGGGCCAGCGCCGCGGAGCTGGCCCCGCAGAAGATCGACGACGGGCTGGCCTTCATGTTCGAGACCCGCTGGCCGCTGACCCTCACCGAGCAGGCCCGGGACGCCGACCACCTCCAGCGCGGCTACGACGGCGTGTGGCAGGGTCTCCAGCGCCACTTCCGCCCGTAG
- a CDS encoding GntR family transcriptional regulator: MTTFAPDSLALNRKLPLWYQVSQSLRASILGRSPEAPLRLPTEDALAAHYGVSVLTMRQALKELEEEGLISRHRRRGTFIEPHARRGAPVRLLGSVDAIVAQQSGMRTALLEHGPVPVPAELSEYFPDMAEVAGFRRLRSDEATAEPTNHARNYVRPDVAARIDLADLERWPMTKVLRDAVGIRIGRITDTVEARLADPETARLLRVPLLSPILHYTGITYDESGRVLDVALIHYRGDRFSFTVTLDAH; this comes from the coding sequence TTGACCACCTTCGCTCCCGACTCGCTCGCCCTGAACCGCAAGTTGCCGCTGTGGTACCAGGTCTCGCAGTCCCTGCGCGCCTCCATACTCGGCCGCTCCCCGGAGGCGCCGCTGCGGCTGCCGACCGAGGACGCGCTCGCGGCGCACTACGGCGTCAGCGTGCTGACGATGCGTCAGGCGCTCAAGGAGCTGGAGGAGGAGGGGCTGATCAGCCGGCACCGGCGCCGGGGCACCTTCATCGAGCCGCATGCGCGGCGCGGTGCGCCGGTGCGGCTGCTCGGCTCCGTGGACGCGATCGTGGCCCAGCAGTCCGGGATGCGCACCGCCCTGCTGGAGCACGGGCCGGTTCCGGTCCCCGCCGAACTGTCCGAGTACTTCCCGGACATGGCGGAGGTGGCCGGCTTTCGGCGGCTGCGCAGCGACGAGGCGACGGCGGAGCCGACCAACCACGCGCGCAACTACGTCCGCCCCGACGTCGCCGCCCGGATCGACCTCGCGGACCTGGAGCGGTGGCCGATGACGAAGGTGCTGCGGGACGCGGTGGGCATCCGGATCGGCCGGATCACCGACACCGTCGAGGCCCGGCTGGCCGACCCGGAGACCGCCCGGCTGCTGCGGGTGCCGCTGCTCAGCCCGATCCTGCACTACACCGGCATCACCTACGACGAGTCCGGCCGGGTGCTGGACGTCGCCCTGATCCACTACCGCGGCGACCGGTTCTCGTTCACGGTGACGCTGGACGCGCACTGA